A part of Paenibacillus antri genomic DNA contains:
- the argS gene encoding arginine--tRNA ligase: MMIETIGEWIAPYLQVPKEEAARRLETPPDPALGDAALPCFALARELRKPPQAIAAELAERIAHPMLTCRAVGAYVNIALRREAVAPRWLEAVEAPAFRAAREPRGERVVIDMSSPNIAKPFGIGHLRSTVIGNALRHILTADGYDVVRVNHLGDWGTQFGKMIAAYRAWGDAEQLERRPLAAALELYVRFHEEAERDPRLEDEARAWFAKLEQGDEEAAKLWRFFVDTSLQEFRRIYDRLGVEFEYELGESFYNDKMQPVVDRLQDAGLLETSDGAQVVRLDDEGLPPCIIVKSDGSSIYATRDLATAIYRRETLKGDRLLYVVGSEQAVHFRQVFAVLKKLGYAWADACAHVPFGLMRVEGKKMSTRKGRVVMLEDVLNEAVERAAAVIAEKNPALPDRRAVAEAVGIGAVVFGDLKHDREGAIDFRLEEAVRFEGETGPYAQYTHARIRTLLSKAEPAALEAAAPSPAALAGDDAWALLKQLSGYPAAVREAAERLAPSIVARYALDVAKAFNRFYHAERVLVDDPAEAAAKLRLARAAADTLQAALGLLGVEAPERM, from the coding sequence ATGATGATCGAGACGATCGGCGAGTGGATCGCACCGTATTTGCAGGTACCGAAGGAGGAAGCGGCGAGACGACTCGAGACGCCGCCGGATCCGGCGCTCGGGGATGCCGCCCTGCCCTGCTTCGCCCTCGCGCGCGAGCTGCGGAAGCCGCCGCAGGCGATCGCCGCCGAGCTCGCCGAACGCATTGCGCACCCGATGCTGACCTGCCGCGCGGTCGGCGCTTACGTCAACATCGCGCTTCGCCGCGAGGCGGTCGCTCCACGATGGCTCGAAGCCGTCGAAGCGCCAGCCTTCCGTGCAGCTCGCGAGCCGCGCGGCGAGCGGGTCGTCATCGACATGTCGTCCCCGAACATCGCGAAGCCGTTCGGCATCGGCCATCTGCGCTCGACCGTGATCGGGAACGCGCTGCGCCACATCCTGACGGCCGACGGGTACGACGTCGTCCGCGTCAACCATCTCGGCGACTGGGGCACCCAGTTCGGCAAGATGATCGCCGCGTATCGCGCCTGGGGCGACGCCGAGCAGCTCGAGCGCCGGCCGCTCGCCGCGGCGCTCGAGCTATACGTCCGCTTCCACGAGGAAGCGGAGCGCGACCCGCGGCTCGAAGACGAAGCCCGCGCTTGGTTCGCGAAGCTCGAGCAAGGCGACGAGGAAGCCGCGAAGCTGTGGCGTTTCTTCGTCGACACGAGCCTTCAAGAGTTCCGCCGCATCTACGACCGGCTCGGCGTCGAGTTCGAATACGAGCTCGGCGAAAGCTTCTATAACGACAAGATGCAGCCCGTCGTCGATCGGCTCCAAGACGCCGGTCTGCTCGAGACGAGCGACGGCGCGCAAGTCGTCCGCCTCGACGACGAAGGACTGCCGCCTTGCATCATCGTGAAGTCCGACGGCTCCTCCATCTACGCGACGAGGGATTTGGCGACGGCGATCTACCGTCGAGAGACGCTGAAGGGCGATCGGCTGCTGTACGTGGTGGGGTCGGAGCAGGCGGTGCATTTCCGCCAGGTGTTCGCAGTGCTGAAGAAGCTTGGGTACGCATGGGCCGACGCGTGCGCGCACGTGCCGTTCGGCCTGATGCGGGTCGAGGGCAAGAAGATGTCTACGCGCAAAGGGCGGGTCGTCATGCTGGAGGACGTGCTGAACGAGGCTGTAGAGCGGGCGGCGGCGGTCATCGCCGAGAAAAACCCGGCGCTGCCGGACCGCAGGGCGGTCGCCGAAGCGGTCGGGATCGGAGCGGTCGTATTCGGGGATCTGAAGCACGACCGCGAAGGAGCGATCGACTTCCGGTTGGAAGAAGCGGTCCGGTTCGAAGGCGAGACCGGGCCGTACGCGCAATACACGCACGCGCGGATTCGCACGCTGCTGTCCAAGGCCGAACCGGCGGCGCTCGAAGCGGCGGCGCCGAGCCCGGCCGCCCTCGCCGGCGACGACGCGTGGGCGCTCCTCAAGCAGCTGTCCGGCTACCCGGCGGCGGTGCGCGAAGCGGCGGAGCGGCTCGCGCCTTCGATCGTCGCCCGGTACGCTCTCGACGTGGCCAAGGCGTTCAACCGCTTCTATCACGCCGAGCGGGTGC
- a CDS encoding HAD family hydrolase, which translates to MTENGNRTETLNLLFDLDDTLIHCNKYFDLVIDQFADLVETWFASHKLTKEEIKKKQLELDLAGIHVHGFAAERFPESFAETYDHYSDLFGREPDPEERQRLLDLGYTVYDSEFELYPHVVDTLSRLRSEGHLISLYTGGVEKIQRAKVEKVNLGPFFEDRIFVAQHKNAEALERILTTMGFDRSRTWMIGNSLRTDIAPAVACGIGAVYIPPLSNWAFDLVDIPVGQSERLLRLESISQVPAALAGRRQHR; encoded by the coding sequence ATGACGGAAAACGGAAATCGTACGGAAACGCTCAACCTGCTGTTCGACTTGGATGATACGCTCATCCATTGCAATAAATATTTCGACTTGGTCATCGACCAATTCGCGGATTTGGTCGAGACGTGGTTCGCATCGCATAAGCTGACCAAGGAAGAGATCAAGAAGAAACAGCTCGAGCTCGATCTGGCGGGCATCCACGTCCACGGGTTCGCGGCGGAGCGGTTCCCCGAATCGTTCGCGGAGACGTACGACCATTACAGCGACCTATTCGGTCGGGAGCCGGATCCGGAGGAACGGCAGCGGCTGCTCGACTTGGGCTATACGGTGTACGACAGCGAATTCGAGCTGTATCCGCATGTCGTGGACACGCTGTCGCGGCTTCGGTCCGAAGGACATCTCATTTCGCTGTACACCGGCGGCGTGGAGAAAATTCAACGGGCCAAGGTGGAGAAGGTGAACCTGGGACCGTTCTTCGAGGATCGCATCTTCGTCGCCCAGCATAAGAACGCCGAAGCGCTCGAACGCATTCTGACGACGATGGGCTTCGATCGTTCGCGAACGTGGATGATCGGCAACTCGCTGCGCACCGACATCGCCCCGGCCGTCGCCTGCGGCATCGGCGCGGTGTACATTCCGCCGCTCTCCAATTGGGCGTTCGACTTGGTCGACATTCCGGTCGGGCAATCGGAGAGGCTGCTGCGGCTGGAGTCGATCTCGCAGGTGCCGGCGGCGCTCGCCGGTCGGCGGCAGCATCGTTAA